From one Mya arenaria isolate MELC-2E11 chromosome 4, ASM2691426v1 genomic stretch:
- the LOC128232344 gene encoding putative threonine dehydratase isoform X2: MKFVASRFLCGSYSLRIAVHSYLVVGFWDVHLVAVTLRIDTRRYSMEHATQNLGEEVARAYERIRTRIWKTPLMFSSYLSVEDSTQVYLKLDSEQITGSFKVRGAFNKILTLKKTSPEVLTRGFTTASTGNHGLACLYACGSCGCALEIFCREGVCPSKLAALQSLGATVTLYGQDCVDAEIRARHTAESTGRTYISPYNDVDVMAGNGTVGYEIYEDLPEVDYVLVAVGGGGFIGGAAAYLKHRNPNIQVIGCQPRNSKVMYESVKAGHIVHEPSLDTLSDGTSGDVEDKAVTFPVCARYVDDWILVGEQEISDAVYHILNTHHKIIEGSAGVTVAAYLANKDRFKGSKVVLVLCGANIATDTLRNILDQHKT, from the exons AATTGACACGCGACGGTACAGTATGGAACATGCTACCCAGAATCTTGGTGAGGAGGTGGCACGGGCATACGAGAGAATACGCACCAGAATCTGGAAGACTCCGCTTATGTTTTCATCATACTTGAGCGTTGAGGACTCAACACAGGTCTACCTGAAACTTG ACAGCGAACAAATAACCGGGTCGTTTAAAGTTCGCGGGGCATTTAACAAGATATTGACACTTAAGAAAACCAGTCCGGAAGTGCTGACCCGGGGCTTCACAACGGCCTCGACCGGAAACCACGGTCTCGCCTGT CTGTATGCCTGTGGGTCGTGCGGATGCGCGCTGGAGATATTCTGTCGGGAAGGCGTGTGTCCCTCGAAGTTAGCAGCACTGCAGTCCTTGGGAGCCACCGTCACCCTGTACGGTCAAGACTGTGTTGACGCCGAGATAAGGGCCAGACATACGGCGGAG AGCACCGGGAGAACGTACATATCTCCTTACAACGATGTCGACGTGATGGCGGGCAACGGAACGGTTGG TTACGAGATATACGAAGACCTTCCGGAGGTTGACTATGTGCTGGTGGCGGTCGGCGGTGGCGGCTTCATCGGGGGAGCGGCGGCATACCTTAAACACCGGAATCCAAACATACAG GTGATAGGGTGTCAGCCCCGGAACTCCAAAGTCATGTATGAAAGCGTTAAGGCGGGCCATATCGTCCACGAGCCGTCACTGGACACGCTATCGGACGGCACCAGCGGCGATGTCGAGGATAAAGCT GTGACATTCCCGGTGTGCGCGCGCTACGTGGACGACTGGATTCTGGTTGGAGAGCAAGAGATCTCGGACGCCGTCTACCACATTCTCAACACACATCACAAG ATTATCGAAGGCAGTGCCGGTGTTACTGTTGCTGCGTATCTTGCAAATAAAGACCGGTTCAAGGGATCTAAAGTTGTGCTGGTGTTGTGTGGAGCGAATATTGCCACGGACACTCTTAGAAACATTTTGGACCAGCACAAAACGTAG
- the LOC128230988 gene encoding complement C1q-like protein 3, translated as MAVYVLMLVVLAVRQCTSSGVTLDTVVAEIVAMKNERLEDAARMEHMEKELTNTKKRLAELEALKDPRTHQARQTHGHSPVAFQAYLSQGTGVGLHQVIPFNVATLNVGNAFNPTTHTFTCPVNGLYVFQSALTSQNGQMAQGQIMIAGMEGPNIYAAGASNGHGFDQGFNSLVTVCRKGDTVWVRNYHDQSRDMFTLKYTSFSGYLLEQVTVVTP; from the exons ATGGCAGTGTATGTTCTCATGCTAGTTGTACTGGCTGTACGTCAGTGTACATCCAGTGGCGTGACGTTAGATACGGTTGTGGCGGAAATTGTCGCGATGAAAAATGAACGTCTGGAGGATGCGGCGAGGATGGAACACATGGAGAAGGAGCTGACCAACACCAAGAAAAGACTGGCTGAACTTGAAGCTTTGAAAG ACCCACGCACACACCAGGCCAGACAGACCCATGGTCACAGCCCCGTCGCCTTCCAGGCGTACCTGAGCCAGGGCACGGGGGTTGGGCTGCACCAGGTTATCCCCTTCAATGTGGCCACCTTGAACGTGGGGAACGCCTTCAATCCTACCACCCACACGTTCACCTGCCCCGTCAACGGCCTGTACGTGTTCCAATCGGCGCTCACGTCCCAAAATGGTCAGATGGCACAGGGCCAGATCATGATAGCCGGAATGGAGGGGCCAAACATATATGCAGCGGGCGCGTCCAACGGCCATGGCTTTGACCAAGGTTTCAACTCGCTGGTGACCGTGTGCCGCAAGGGTGATACGGTGTGGGTACGCAACTACCACGACCAGAGCCGTGACATGTTCACACTCAAGTATACGTCCTTCTCGGGATACTTACTAGAACAGGTTACTGTTGTTACCCCTTAG
- the LOC128232344 gene encoding putative threonine dehydratase isoform X3 yields the protein MEHATQNLGEEVARAYERIRTRIWKTPLMFSSYLSVEDSTQVYLKLDSEQITGSFKVRGAFNKILTLKKTSPEVLTRGFTTASTGNHGLACLYACGSCGCALEIFCREGVCPSKLAALQSLGATVTLYGQDCVDAEIRARHTAESTGRTYISPYNDVDVMAGNGTVGYEIYEDLPEVDYVLVAVGGGGFIGGAAAYLKHRNPNIQVIGCQPRNSKVMYESVKAGHIVHEPSLDTLSDGTSGDVEDKAVTFPVCARYVDDWILVGEQEISDAVYHILNTHHKIIEGSAGVTVAAYLANKDRFKGSKVVLVLCGANIATDTLRNILDQHKT from the exons ATGGAACATGCTACCCAGAATCTTGGTGAGGAGGTGGCACGGGCATACGAGAGAATACGCACCAGAATCTGGAAGACTCCGCTTATGTTTTCATCATACTTGAGCGTTGAGGACTCAACACAGGTCTACCTGAAACTTG ACAGCGAACAAATAACCGGGTCGTTTAAAGTTCGCGGGGCATTTAACAAGATATTGACACTTAAGAAAACCAGTCCGGAAGTGCTGACCCGGGGCTTCACAACGGCCTCGACCGGAAACCACGGTCTCGCCTGT CTGTATGCCTGTGGGTCGTGCGGATGCGCGCTGGAGATATTCTGTCGGGAAGGCGTGTGTCCCTCGAAGTTAGCAGCACTGCAGTCCTTGGGAGCCACCGTCACCCTGTACGGTCAAGACTGTGTTGACGCCGAGATAAGGGCCAGACATACGGCGGAG AGCACCGGGAGAACGTACATATCTCCTTACAACGATGTCGACGTGATGGCGGGCAACGGAACGGTTGG TTACGAGATATACGAAGACCTTCCGGAGGTTGACTATGTGCTGGTGGCGGTCGGCGGTGGCGGCTTCATCGGGGGAGCGGCGGCATACCTTAAACACCGGAATCCAAACATACAG GTGATAGGGTGTCAGCCCCGGAACTCCAAAGTCATGTATGAAAGCGTTAAGGCGGGCCATATCGTCCACGAGCCGTCACTGGACACGCTATCGGACGGCACCAGCGGCGATGTCGAGGATAAAGCT GTGACATTCCCGGTGTGCGCGCGCTACGTGGACGACTGGATTCTGGTTGGAGAGCAAGAGATCTCGGACGCCGTCTACCACATTCTCAACACACATCACAAG ATTATCGAAGGCAGTGCCGGTGTTACTGTTGCTGCGTATCTTGCAAATAAAGACCGGTTCAAGGGATCTAAAGTTGTGCTGGTGTTGTGTGGAGCGAATATTGCCACGGACACTCTTAGAAACATTTTGGACCAGCACAAAACGTAG